In a single window of the Antedon mediterranea chromosome 1, ecAntMedi1.1, whole genome shotgun sequence genome:
- the LOC140041421 gene encoding fibrinogen-like protein A, translated as MLECCMRDCGDILRNDPSAVSGQYVIQPGDGGREITVYCDMKDDGSWTVLQRREDGLVDFYRSWAEYKDGFGNVNSDFWLGNEQINRITFDGSFELLIEMTDHLDEMKIAKYSHFRVGAEDSNYTLKISGYTGTAG; from the exons ATGTTAGAGTGTTGTATGAGGGACTGTGGTGACATTTTACGAAATGATCCTTCTGCTGTGAGTGGTCAATATGTGATACAGCCAGGAGATGGAGGACGAGAGATTACTGTCTACTGTGACATGAAGGATGATGGCAGTTGGACG GTATTACAAAGAAGAGAAGATGGATTGGTCGATTTCTACCGTAGTTGGGCAGAATACAAGGATGGTTTTGGAAATGTGAACTCAGATTTCTGGCTTGGTAATGAACAGATCAACCGTATAACATTTGATGGCAGTTTTGAGCTTCTAATAGAGATGACTGACCACTTGGATGAAATGAAGATCGCAAAATATTCTCACTTTCGTGTTGGTGCTGAGGACTCtaactatactttaaaaatcAGTGGATACACAGGAACGGCAGGTTAG